The Zygosaccharomyces rouxii strain CBS732 chromosome A complete sequence genome window below encodes:
- the ARG81 gene encoding Arg81p (similar to uniprot|P05085 Saccharomyces cerevisiae YML099C ARG81 Zinc-finger transcription factor of the Zn(2)-Cys(6) binuclear cluster domain type involved in the regulation of arginine-responsive genes acts with Arg80p and Arg82p), producing the protein MERRTRTSTTGVSDLVVNPHHGNRLKNGTKSKRGKTFTGCWTCRSRKVKCDLRRPHCQRCEKSGLVCGGYDIKLRWSKPLQFDEFGVPISAAQGNAQDNTSGASNDEPQYQRRNIDFVRYDEEYEFYEDMDDELSTLHNPPLEKIADNRTWIIKKFGVFKGTDDALLNYGKNKGKRRKMEKPVERQEPAIESSNSQTAPASVPSTAPVMDEQEILDMTYATPNNHEWISKELRDDALLSASALQGFPIMDLQFEDNTAPLDEGIGSAIQEPNDFFSTSGDDAALSRALRLLFHRHPSLDVEKVATPSHKDSSMEPIVPLGNQIDIDCTLLDSKMPKPAMEVVDSQLPDPRIFNVPGSQNPFLQLPTTGVQIHGLTRFLLNYYYKNVADLMTVVALNQNPWKKLYFPRALKAVGDLAGMGYTANSRNSLLNALLAVSCFNLQSKFVKNSPEMQFYLNLGIEFRKQASSFLKICLSNTVKQERYKDVLTAILSMNSIDVVWGTMADCQQHLTICENFVKARMKARPKISEKAKTLHRIFSFLKLIQDSTALDQVTDQEINDDENKDRDTNDDGQQGFDFNTLRDPSPVSGSEEGSFREFVKYDGKIQIGFVKDSNMAQSSSVSTPIFKNIASESYAYSDERMVTVEDIMSTDALYGLPQSLILLFSDCVKLARHKEYYRLKNMTTPRHFASLCQRFEKRLFKWRSEWKCLKEGSEEFINDTIEGLHHHTSSFYYGLFIYYHTMVKDLNHSSLQMYVEKVLTHLKLMSNLILFKKVRIVPLIWQGFVAGCASTKLETQEEFRKWAATLASSGMGSYWGARQIMFEVWRRKRNGESGDSWYSVYRDWEMNLMLS; encoded by the coding sequence ATGGAGAGAAGAACACGAACATCTACTACAGGAGTGTCAGATCTGGTAGTAAATCCTCATCATGGAAATAGACTGAAAAATGGCACAAAGTCGAAGAGAGGTAAGACTTTTACGGGTTGTTGGACATGTAGATCAAGGAAAGTCAAATGTGATCTTCGACGTCCTCATTGTCAGAGGTGTGAAAAATCAGGATTAGTATGTGGTGGTTATGATATTAAGCTGCGATGGTCCAAGCCTCTTCAGTTTGACGAATTTGGTGTACCCATATCAGCAGCGCAAGGTAACGCACAGGACAATACCAGCGGTGCCAGTAACGATGAACCTCAGTATCAGAGAAGAAATATTGATTTTGTTAgatatgatgaagagtaCGAATTTTATGAAGACatggatgatgaattaaGTACGCTTCACAACCCACCATTGGAGAAAATTGCTGATAACAGGACTTGGAttataaagaaatttggCGTATTTAAAGGTACTGATGATGCACTTTTGAATTACGGTAAGAATAAGGGAAAGAGGAGAAAGATGGAAAAACCGGTTGAACGGCAAGAACCAGCTATtgaatcttctaattcacAGACGGCACCTGCTTCTGTTCCATCTACAGCCCCAGTTATGGATGAGCAAGAAATACTCGATATGACTTATGCAACTCCCAATAATCATGAGtggatttcaaaagaattgagagATGATGCATTACTTTCAGCATCTGCACTTCAAGGCTTCCCCATTATGgatcttcaatttgaagataataCAGCGCCATTAGATGAAGGTATCGGTAGTGCGATTCAAGAACcaaatgattttttctccactagtggtgatgatgcAGCATTATCACGGGCATTACGTCTTCTATTTCATAGGCATCCGTCACTCGATGTGGAAAAAGTTGCTACACCTTCGCATAAAGATTCCAGTATGGAGCCAATTGTACCATTGGGGAATCAAATCGATATAGACTGCACGTTATTAGATTCTAAGATGCCTAAGCCTGCTATGGAAGTTGTAGATTCGCAATTACCAGATCCTAGAATCTTTAACGTTCCTGGCTCTCAAAATCCTTTTTTACAGTTACCCACTACAGGAGTCCAAATACATGGATTGACTCGATTTCTGTTGAATTACTACTATAAAAATGTTGCAGATCTCATGACAGTAGTCGCTCTGAATCAAAATCCTTGGAAAAAACTATATTTCCCGAGAGCTTTGAAAGCTGTAGGTGATTTAGCTGGTATGGGTTATACTGCCAATTCTCGCAATTCTTTGCTAAATGCCCTGCTAGCGGTTTCCTGCTTTAATCTACAGAGTAAATTCGTGAAGAATTCACCGGAGATGCAATTTTATCTCAATTTGGGGATCGAATTTAGGAAGCAGGCCTCctcttttctcaaaatatGTCTCAGTAATACAGTTAAACAAGAAAGGTATAAAGACGTGTTGACCGCGATTCTTTCCATGAATTCTATCGATGTAGTATGGGGGACCATGGCTGATTGCCAACAACACCTAACGATTTGTGAAAATTTCGTTAAGGCTAGAATGAAAGCAAGACCAAAGATTTCCGAAAAGGCTAAAACTTTGCACagaattttctcttttctaAAATTAATTCAAGATAGCACCGCTCTAGACCAGGTCACGGATCAAGAGAttaacgatgatgaaaataaagaTCGGGATACTAATGATGATGGACAACAGGGCTTTGATTTCAATACACTAAGAGACCCAAGTCCCGTTAGCGGTTCTGAAGAAGGATCTTTTAGGGAATTTGTCAAAtatgatggtaaaattcaaataggATTCGTTAAGGATAGTAATATGGCACAGAGTAGCTCTGTAAGCACTCctattttcaaaaatattgCCAGTGAAAGTTATGCGTATTCAGATGAAAGAATGGTCACTGTAGAAGATATCATGAGCACGGATGCACTTTATGGATTACCTCAATCGTTGATTCTCTTATTTTCCGACTGTGTTAAACTTGCAAGACACAAAGAATACTacagattgaaaaatatgacCACTCCAAGGCATTTCGCAAGTCTTTGTCAAAGGTTCGAGAAACGTCTTTTCAAGTGGAGATCAGAATGGAAGTGTCTCAAAGAAGGATCAGAggaatttatcaatgataCAATTGAAGGTCTCCATCATCATACATCCAGTTTTTATTACGGTTTATTCATCTATTACCATACTATGGTCAAGGATTTGAATCATTCATCTTTACAAATGTATGTGGAGAAGGTTTTAACACATCTTAAACTGATGAGTAATTTGATACTATTCAAAAAAGTTAGAATAGTGCCTCTCATATGGCAAGGATTCGTTGCTGGTTGTGCCAGTACAAAATTGGAGactcaagaagaatttagGAAATGGGCGGCTACTCTAGCGTCCAGTGGGATGGGATCGTATTGGGGTGCTAGACAAATCATGTTTGAAGTTTGGAGGCGTAAAAGGAATGGGGAATCTGGCGATAGTTGGTATTCTGTATATCGTGATTGggagatgaatttgatgctATCGTAG
- the TAF13 gene encoding Taf13p (similar to uniprot|P11747 Saccharomyces cerevisiae YML098W), with amino-acid sequence MSRKLKRTNLFAKDVSSLLYAYGDVSQPLPETVQCLDELVSGYLVDVCSSAFRAAQNCQRNKLKLEDFRFAVRRDPIKLGRAEDLVATNKLITEAKKQFNGSDSSSLKRFKDGEGNDLEGEGEDEDYEDYDDEADEDAAGGGNTHLDDDDKHMDSEIHHKSKGNIDNSFEDDNELHQVKSEKKSKSSTRGGKQGSRGGSKTRGKRQKRGTSGT; translated from the coding sequence ATGTCaagaaaattgaagagaaCCAACCTTTTCGCGAAGGATGTGAGTTCATTGCTCTATGCCTATGGTGATGTTTCTCAGCCCTTACCGGAGACTGTACAGTGTTTAGATGAATTGGTATCAGGATACTTGGTTGATGTATGCTCATCTGCATTTAGAGCTGCTCAAAATTGTCAAAGAAATAAACTCAAGTTGGAAGACTTTAGGTTTGCGGTACGACGTGATCCTATTAAATTAGGTAGAGCTGAAGATCTAGTTGCTACTAATAAATTAATTACTGAGGCAAAGAAACAGTTTAATGGTTCTGATAGTAGTTCATTAAAGAGATTTAAAGACGGAGAGGGAAATGATttagaaggtgaaggtgaagatgaggatTATGAAGATTATGACGATGAGGCGGATGAAGATGCcgctggtggtggtaacaCGCATTTggacgatgatgataagCACATGGATTCAGAAATTCACCATAAATCTAAGGGCAACATTgataattcttttgaagatgataatgaattGCATCAGGTGAAAAGtgagaagaaatcaaaatcatcaactCGTGGCGGCAAACAAGGTAGCAGAGGCGGTAGTAAGACAAGAGGTAAAAGACAAAAAAGAGGCACAAGTGGCAcgtaa
- the ERO1 gene encoding ER oxidoreductin (similar to uniprot|Q03103 Saccharomyces cerevisiae YML130C ERO1 Glycoprotein required for oxidative protein folding in the endoplasmic reticulum) translates to MKAGSSLLSLVSLLAVGSRAQNVTENNLEPRSISFGGNTSVVPSAVPPPVPPPLNSTYFCTIDKGEVINPTCDVTFDEINEINGKIRKDLVSLVHTDFFKYFRLHLYKQCPFWNQNNGFCVNRACAVDVVEDWDSLPEYWQPEVLGGLQENETISDEESVKEDCKFLDDLCANNKKQRMIEPDIEYCDINDLHGEGSVLVDLTANPERFTGYGGQESSQIWSSIYGENCFSQGETGQSLAKDAFYRLVSGLHASIGTHLSNDHLNTETGKWGPDLDLFMARVGNFPDRVSNMYFNYAVVSKALWKIKPYLDHLKFCDSYDPSVKATIMNILSQLDSKVFNENLIFEGELSSKLKDDFRIRFKNVTQIMDCVHCDRCRMWGKVQTTGYATSLKILFELDESNENSKQHVVDKLTKYELIALFNTFDRLSKSIESVNNFEKMYNVRLEGGKIASFFKQNNFFKLLGRASRSISESVQSISKSIDQVSESQKPSGPVFADLKLPETNSKGSDEPKTNVWVKAWHTEIHNVCEAFKFIFRSYLDLPRNLYTLVLSVVNSMWNSFVGARYWNWEEENPVVYNLNTW, encoded by the coding sequence ATGAAAGCTGGTAGTAGTTTATTATCTCTCGTCTCTCTGCTGGCAGTTGGATCTCGAGCCCAGAATGTTACCGAAAATAACTTAGAGCCCAGAAGTATTAGTTTTGGTGGAAATACATCTGTAGTTCCATCTGCAGTGCCACCTCCAGTACCACCTCCACTGAATTCAACTTATTTTTGTACTATTGATAAAGGTGAAGTGATAAATCCAACATGTGATGTGACGTTCGATGAAATCAATGAGATCAATGGTAAGATAAGGAAGGATTTGGTTAGTTTGGTCCATactgattttttcaaatatttcagATTGCATCTTTACAAGCAATGTCcattttggaatcaaaataaCGGATTTTGTGTCAACAGAGCATGTGCGGTAGATGTGGTGGAAGACTGGGATAGTTTACCAGAATATTGGCAGCCTGAGGTATTAGGTggtttacaagaaaatgaaacTATAAGCGACGAAGAATCGGTAAAAGAAgattgtaaatttttagaCGACCTATGCGCTAACAATAAAAAGCAAAGAATGATTGAACCTGATATTGAATATTGTGATATTAACGATCTACACGGTGAAGGTTCTGTACTTGTTGATTTAACAGCTAACCCTGAAAGGTTTACCGGTTATGGTGGTCAAGAATCTTCACAAATTTGGTCAAGCATCTACGGTGAAAATTGTTTTTCACAAGGTGAAACTGGTCAATCTCTAGCCAAGGATGCATTTTATAGATTGGTATCAGGTTTACATGCATCAATCGGCACACACCTTTCGAACGATCATTTAAACACAGAGACCGGTAAATGGGGACCAGATTTAGATCTTTTCATGGCCCGTGTTGGTAATTTCCCAGATAGAGTTTCCAACATGTATTTTAACTATGCCGTTGTATCAAAGGCACTTTGGAAGATAAAACcatatttggatcatttgaaattctgTGATTCCTACGATCCAAGTGTGAAAGCTACTATTATGAACATTTTATCACAATTGGATAGTAAAGTCttcaatgaaaatttaatctttgaaggtgaattgAGTTCAAAACTGAAAGATGATTTTAGAATTCGTTTCAAGAACGTAACACAGATTATGGACTGTGTTCACTGTGATAGATGTAGAATGTGGGGTAAAGTTCAAACCACAGGTTACGCAACCAgtttaaaaattctttttgaaCTAGATgaaagtaatgaaaatTCCAAGCAACATGTTGTGGATAAATTAACCAAATACGAGCTGATTGCACTCTTCAATACTTTTGATAGATTATCGAAATCCATCGAGTCTGTtaataattttgaaaaaatgtACAATGTGAGACTGGAAGGTGGTAAAATTGCTTCGTTCTTCAAGCaaaacaatttcttcaagcTGCTGGGTAGAGCTAGTAGATCTATTAGTGAATCGGTACAAAGTATCAGTAAAAGTATAGACCAAGTATCGGAGAGCCAGAAACCAAGTGGACCAGTTTTTGCAGATTTAAAGTTACCAGAGACAAATTCTAAAGGCAGTGATGAACCTAAGACCAATGTATGGGTAAAAGCTTGGCATACCGAAATCCACAATGTTTGTGAAGCCTTTAAGTTCATCTTTAGAAGCTATCTCGATTTACCAAGGAATTTATACACTTTGGTTCTATCGGTAGTAAACAGCATGTGGAATTCATTTGTGGGGGCAAGATACTGGAATTGGGAAGAGGAAAATCCTGTAGTATACAACTTAAATACCTGGTAG
- the VPS9 gene encoding guanine nucleotide exchange factor VPS9 (similar to uniprot|P54787 Saccharomyces cerevisiae YML097C): MSNIKQDLSEFDPLTQAETSPKDQNTAGEERTVEESTNRSATVGEKDDGDEDEEPFYDFQLFIQQLRDPHAEPIVRFIKSFLHDFQTVRVLWTAKEQSKLINDFKIFIYDKFGLYKPFCELEGSKLRNAQEGLEKLIMGKLYARCFSPCLEPLEQSLDKEHLQDLKDDRQLKLKSREYRFISPQELDIPNLLSDKLNKLVELSGKELNKVNHFKAPRDKMICVLNSCKIIMAMLTNNKLENGADSFIPLLIYTILKSNLSSLASNTRYIERFRFESFFRGEALYYLNSLQAAVSFIISINESTFTIENRNQFKQRYDDNQKQLIKEDEISERERENNSIVNPRLSKSPNPSQFILQPLDEAANTIKGKVNEFFTSAKPQLKPEDEARRTDTSPPSVALYDEDNQDIDRLAQKLQDREQRNTLSTLKSMFPEMDPEIVEDVCIAKKYRVGATVDILLSL, translated from the coding sequence ATGAGTAACATTAAGCAAGATTTGAGTGAATTTGACCCTTTAACTCAAGCCGAAACCAGTCCTAAGGACCAAAATACGGCGGGAGAAGAGAGAACTGTAGAAGAATCTACCAATAGAAGTGCCACTGTAGGAGAAAAGGATGAtggagatgaagatgaagagcCTTTTTATGATTTTCAATTATTTATTCAACAGCTCCGAGACCCCCATGCTGAACCTATAGTGAGATTTATTAAGTCCTTTTTACACGATTTCCAAACTGTAAGAGTTCTTTGGACTGCTAAGGAACAatcaaaattgataaatgattttaaaatcttcatatATGATAAATTTGGGCTTTATAAACCATTTTGTGAACTAGAGGGTTCCAAATTGAGGAATGCACAAGAAGgtttagaaaaattgattatGGGCAAACTTTATGCTCGATGCTTCTCACCATGTCTTGAGCCGTTGGAACAGAGTTTGGACAAAGAACATTTACAGGATTTAAAAGATGATCGtcaattaaaattgaaatcgAGGGAATACAGGTTTATCTCACCccaagaattggatatcCCCAATTTATTATCagataaattgaacaaattggtTGAATTATCCGGGAAAGAATTAAACAAGGTTAATCATTTTAAAGCACCTCGTGATAAGATGATCTGTGTTcttaattcttgtaaaatcaTTATGGCGATGTTAACTAACaacaaattggaaaatggcGCTGACAGTTTCATACCTTTACTCATCTATACAATTTTAAAGAGTAATTTAAGCTCATTAGCTTCCAATACGAGGTATATCGAAAGATTTAGGTTTGAGTCCTTCTTCAGAGGTGAAGCCCTTTATTATCTAAACAGTCTACAAGCCGCCGTAAGTTTTATCATAAGTATTAATGAAAGTACATTTACCATAGAGAATAGGAACCAGTTCAAACAGCGTTATGATGACAACCAAAAGCAATTAatcaaagaagatgaaatttcagagagagaaagagaaaataaTAGTATCGTGAACCCTCGTCTTTCCAAGAGCCCGAACCCAAGTCAGTTTATCTTACAACCTTTAGATGAAGCGGCCAACACCATCAAGGGGAAAGTAAACGAATTTTTTACCAGTGCTAAACCACAACTAAAACCAGAGGACGAAGCTCGTCGCACGGATACAAGTCCACCAAGTGTTGCCCTTtacgatgaagataatCAAGATATCGATCGTCTCGCACAGAAGTTACAAGATAGAGAACAGAGAAACACGCTATCAACACTGAAATCTATGTTCCCCGAAATGGATCCAGAAATTGTAGAAGACGTTTGCATTGCTAAGAAATACAGAGTCGGTGCAACGGTAGACATCCTACTTTCACTATGA
- a CDS encoding putative asparagine synthase (similar to uniprot|Q04489 Saccharomyces cerevisiae YML096W Hypothetical ORF) — translation MCGILLHYATNQNFCNELLEFEEGFQGSKSGSSNSSQIFNAIVPYVAARGPNFSSLRVSKEHCISWFSSVLSLREPFIRQSVEVGDRYILQFNGELYNEEILDNDTSFVASLLENDKMSVFEVISFLEGEFAYTIYDMHEHKLYFGRDDIGKRSLSYRLDQAIGDIYVASVTGQQEGFTDCLAGIVYIYDVEDKSLNQQMLPILNREVSSEIIEDEDEFQRITHALYEQLKSAIVKRVESIHPMHLENSPIAVLFSGGLDCSVIAAMICQQLENQPSRRTVELLNVSFENYRTGLSPHDTPDRKLAVKSANALKQLFPSVDIKLVEIDVPYETYEEHRPKVIDLMYPKNTEMDLSISIAFYFASKGSGYIDCGNGQRKKYQRQGIVLFSGLGADELYGGYYKFARKSTDELVEELTRQINNIYNRNLNRDDKVIAANGVEVRYPFLDRHVIEFSMQSIPINWKINKLILRKLALEKLNLNSISEEPKRAIQFGSKSAKMTKDGNRHGTDVLK, via the coding sequence ATGTGCGGTATTCTCTTACATTATGCAACAAATCAAAACTTTTGTAATGAACTATTAGAATTCGAAGAAGGTTTCCAAGGTTCGAAAAGCGGCAGTTCAAACTCATCACAGATATTTAATGCGATAGTGCCGTATGTTGCCGCCAGAGGTCCCAACTTCTCATCTTTAAGAGTTTCTAAAGAGCATTGTATTAGTTGGTTTTCCTCTGTTTTATCCCTTAGAGAACCTTTCATCAGACAAAGTGTTGAAGTTGGTGATAGATATATCTTGCAGTTTAATGGTGAATTGTacaatgaagaaattttggacAATGATACAAGTTTCGTGGCATCACTGCTGGAAAATGACAAGATGAGTGTTTTTGAAGTTATATCCTTCCTTGAAGGTGAATTTGCATATACCATTTATGATATGCATGAGCATAAATTGTATTTTGGTAGAGATGATATTGGTAAGAGAAGTTTAAGTTACCGCTTGGATCAAGCGATTGGTGACATCTATGTGGCAAGTGTTACTGGGCAACAAGAAGGTTTTACGGATTGTTTGGCAGGAATAGTGTATATTTATGATGTAGAAGACAAATCTTTGAACCAACAGATGCTACCAATCCTCAATCGTGAAGTATCCAGTGAAatcattgaagatgaagacgaatttcaaagaattacaCATGCACTCTATGAGCAACTAAAATCTGCTATAGTTAAAAGGGTTGAATCTATCCATCCAATGCATCTAGAAAATTCCCCAATCGCCGTTTTATTCTCTGGAGGGTTAGACTGTTCTGTGATAGCGGCAATGATATGTCAGCAGCTAGAGAATCAGCCTTCTAGACGCACAgtagaattgttaaatgtcagttttgaaaattatCGTACGGGACTTTCACCTCATGATACGCCTGACAGAAAACTAGCTGTTAAAAGTGCCAACGCTTTAAAACAGTTGTTCCCTAGTGTTGACATAAAGTTGGTCGAAATTGATGTACCATATGAAACGTACGAGGAACATAGACCGAAAGTCATCGATTTGATGTATCCAAAAAATACtgaaatggatttatcCATTTCCATTGCATTCTATTTCGCCTCCAAAGGTTCAGGATATATTGATTGCGGAAACGGTCAAAGGAAAAAGTACCAAAGACAGGGTATCGTTTTGTTCAGTGGATTGGGGGCAGATGAATTGTACGGTGGTTACTATAAATTTGCCAGGAAATCCACAGATGAACTAGTAGAAGAGTTAACGAGGCAGATTAATAACATTTACAACAGAAACCTAAATCGTGATGATAAAGTAATAGCTGCCAACGGTGTTGAGGTTCGGTACCCATTTCTTGATAGACATGTGATAGAATTTTCGATGCAGAGTATCCccatcaattggaagatcaATAAATTGATATTGAGGAAATTGGCgcttgaaaaattgaatttaaattcCATCTCAGAGGAACCCAAAAGAGCTATTCAATTCGGATCTAAAAGTGCTAAAATGACCAAGGATGGTAATAGACATGGGACAGATGTtttgaaataa
- the RAD10 gene encoding DNA repair protein RAD10 (similar to uniprot|P06838 Saccharomyces cerevisiae YML095C RAD10 Single-stranded DNA endonuclease (with Rad1p) cleaves single-stranded DNA during nucleotide excision repair and double-strand break repair subunit of Nucleotide Excision Repair Factor 1 (NEF1) homolog of human XPF protein) encodes MNNTDTTSFQSILAGVKRLRDQNGSGDENSSKKHQQQRTTEQVEPSKDVRSNEVISSFNQQRSATGDSNTNEETSGAAPIRVSNTGKSVLVNTTQKANPLLNHLKNTNWRYVSSTGGNKIYYDYLIKNRSVLFLTLTYHKLYTEYISRRMLPLQRSDDNILIFVVDDKNSEDILTEITKLCMFKGFTLLVAFNFEQAAKYIGYLNC; translated from the coding sequence ATGAATAATACTGATACTACTTCTTTCCAGTCTATTCTTGCTGGTGTCAAGAGGTTGAGAGATCAAAACGGtagtggtgatgaaaattcGTCCAAGAAACATCAACAGCAGCGTACAACGGAGCAAGTGGAGCCAAGCAAAGATGTAAGGAGCAATGAAGTGATAAGTTCGTTCAATCAACAGAGGTCTGCTACTGGTGATAGCAATACAAATGAAGAAACATCAGGTGCGGCTCCCATAAGAGTTTCTAACACCGGTAAGTCGGTTTTAGTCAATACAACCCAAAAGGCGAATCCACTGTTAAATCATTTAAAGAATACTAATTGGAGATATGTTTCTTCCACTGGAGGTAACAAGATTTACTATGATTATCTCATAAAAAATAGATctgttttgtttttaacTTTGACCTACCATAAACTTTATACAGAGTACATCTCCAGACGTATGTTACCACTTCAGAGAAGCGATGATAATATACTAATATTTGTGGTggatgataaaaattctgAGGATATTTTAACTGAAATTACTAAACTTTGCATGTTCAAAGGGTTTACTCTATTGGTCGCATTTAATTTTGAACAAGCTGCAAAGTATATCGGATATTTGAACTGTtga
- the GIM5 gene encoding Gim5p (highly similar to uniprot|Q04493 Saccharomyces cerevisiae YML094W GIM5 Subunit of the heterohexameric cochaperone prefoldin complex which binds specifically to cytosolic chaperonin and transfers target proteins to it), protein MSSQRIDLTKLGPEQLAAVKQQIDQEFQHFNQSLQALTLARNRFQDCIEDIKSISSPENKDQKIMVPASASLYIPGKIVENDKFMVDVGTGYYVEKTDTEAMSFYEHKIQKLNKESVQIQNIIKEKTSASLAIEAHIRQAAMSQHQEALKQQQAQQPTNAN, encoded by the exons ATGTCATCTCAAAGAA TCGATTTAACCAAATTAGGACCCGAACAGCTGGCCGCTGTCAAAcaacaaattgatcaagagTTTCAGCATTTCAATCAATCATTGCAAGCATTAACGCTAGCTAGAAATAGATTTCAAGATTGTATCGAAGATataaaatcaatttccaGTCCTGAAAACAAGGATCAAAAGATAATGGTTCCAGCATCAGCATCGCTATACATCCCTGGTAAGATTGTGGAGaatgataaatttatgGTAGATGTAGGGACAGGATACTATGTGGAAAAGACTGATACAGAAGCTATGTCGTTCTACGAGCATAAGATTCAAAAACTGAATAAAGAATCGGTTcagattcaaaatattatcaaagaaaagacaaGTGCATCTTTAGCCATTGAAGCCCACATTAGACAAGCCGCAATGAGCCAGCATCAGGAAGCACTTAAGCAACAGCAAGCGCAGCAACCTACTAATGCTAATTGA